A region from the Azospirillum thermophilum genome encodes:
- a CDS encoding YbaK/EbsC family protein → MTGLSPSARRVQDLLDAAGLGHRVVEHEGSTRTSEEAAAAIGCTVAQIAKSLIFRTKETGRPVLVVASGVNRVDEKAVGRLVGGKIARADADFVREATGFAIGGVAPIGHSVPPLVLIDRDLMAFAEIWAAAGTPNAVFRLTPADLVSLTGGRVEDVRKAG, encoded by the coding sequence ATGACCGGCCTCAGCCCCTCCGCCCGCCGCGTGCAGGACCTGCTGGATGCCGCCGGGCTCGGCCACCGCGTCGTGGAGCACGAGGGCAGCACCCGCACCTCCGAGGAGGCGGCGGCCGCCATCGGCTGCACTGTCGCCCAGATCGCCAAGTCGCTGATCTTCCGCACCAAGGAAACCGGCCGGCCGGTCCTCGTGGTCGCCAGCGGGGTCAACCGGGTGGACGAGAAGGCGGTCGGCCGGCTGGTCGGCGGGAAGATCGCGCGCGCCGATGCCGACTTCGTGCGAGAGGCGACCGGATTCGCCATCGGCGGCGTCGCGCCGATCGGCCACAGCGTTCCGCCGCTCGTCCTCATCGACCGCGACCTGATGGCGTTCGCCGAGATCTGGGCCGCCGCCGGCACGCCCAACGCCGTTTTCCGACTCACGCCGGCCGACCTCGTCAGCCTGACCGGCGGGCGGGTCGAGGACGTGCGCAAGGCCGGGTGA
- the proC gene encoding pyrroline-5-carboxylate reductase, producing the protein MSEGVGAKLLLVGCGKMGGAMLDGWLASGVASRVVVIDLSGVPQSLEGDGRVAAASGPDALPDGFVPDVVVLAVKPQVMDGALPAYRALVRPGTVFLSIAAGKTIAYFQRVLGEQAAVVRSMPNTPAAIGRGMTVAVASPAVAQDQVALCDRLLHAVGDVAWVEEEGLLDPVTAVSGSGPAYVFLLVEALARAGEASGLSPDLAMRLARATVCGAGELLHQSPAPAADLRKAVTSPNGTTQAALDVLMGPQGLQPVMDAAVAAATRRSRELAQ; encoded by the coding sequence ATGAGCGAGGGCGTCGGGGCGAAACTGCTGCTGGTCGGCTGCGGCAAGATGGGCGGTGCGATGCTGGACGGCTGGCTCGCCTCCGGCGTCGCCTCGCGGGTCGTGGTGATCGATCTCTCCGGCGTGCCGCAGTCGCTGGAGGGCGACGGCCGCGTCGCCGCCGCGTCCGGTCCCGACGCCCTGCCGGACGGCTTCGTCCCGGACGTCGTCGTGCTGGCGGTCAAGCCGCAGGTGATGGACGGCGCCCTGCCGGCCTACCGGGCGCTGGTGCGTCCCGGCACCGTCTTCCTGTCGATCGCCGCCGGCAAGACCATCGCCTATTTCCAGCGCGTGCTGGGGGAGCAGGCGGCGGTCGTCCGCTCCATGCCCAACACCCCCGCCGCCATCGGCCGCGGCATGACCGTCGCGGTCGCCAGCCCGGCCGTCGCGCAGGACCAGGTGGCGCTGTGCGACCGGCTCCTCCATGCGGTCGGCGATGTCGCCTGGGTGGAGGAGGAGGGGCTCCTCGATCCGGTCACCGCCGTGTCGGGCAGTGGCCCGGCTTACGTCTTCCTGCTGGTCGAGGCGCTCGCCAGGGCCGGCGAGGCGAGCGGGCTTTCCCCCGACCTCGCCATGCGGCTGGCCCGCGCCACCGTCTGCGGCGCGGGTGAACTCCTCCACCAGTCGCCGGCCCCGGCGGCCGATCTGCGCAAGGCGGTCACCAGCCCGAACGGCACCACCCAGGCGGCGCTCGACGTGCTGATGGGGCCGCAGGGGCTGCAGCCGGTGATGGACGCCGCGGTCGCCGCGGCCACCCGGCGGTCGCGCGAACTCGCCCAGTGA
- a CDS encoding YbjN domain-containing protein encodes MSAVTAETTASAHNPLDVVEEIVTANEWPFERATEDELIVEIGGRWCDYRLYFVWQPDVSAMQFSCQFDMKVQAARRGAVAELLAEVNGRMWLGHFDVCPEEHTPMFRQTMLLRGSRGATVEQLEDLVEIALSECERFYPAFQFVIWGGKSAQEAVSAAILDTMGEA; translated from the coding sequence ATGTCGGCCGTTACCGCCGAAACCACCGCTTCCGCCCATAATCCGCTCGATGTGGTCGAGGAAATCGTCACCGCCAACGAATGGCCGTTCGAGCGCGCGACCGAGGACGAGCTGATCGTCGAGATCGGCGGGCGCTGGTGCGACTACCGGCTCTACTTCGTGTGGCAGCCGGACGTCAGCGCGATGCAGTTCTCCTGCCAGTTCGACATGAAGGTCCAGGCCGCCCGCCGCGGCGCGGTGGCCGAACTGCTGGCCGAGGTGAACGGCCGCATGTGGCTCGGCCATTTCGACGTCTGCCCGGAAGAGCACACGCCGATGTTCCGCCAGACCATGCTGCTGCGCGGCTCGCGCGGCGCCACGGTGGAACAGCTCGAGGATCTGGTGGAGATCGCCCTGTCGGAGTGCGAGCGCTTCTACCCCGCCTTCCAGTTCGTCATCTGGGGCGGCAAGAGCGCGCAGGAGGCGGTGTCCGCCGCCATCCTCGACACGATGGGCGAAGCTTGA
- a CDS encoding accessory factor UbiK family protein — protein MQVDNKILDDLARVAGGALGAFSSLREEVEGQLRQQFERVLSRMDVVSREEHEAVRAMAAKAREEQELLAERIATLEATVASLATAASTQPLPADHAPVVSESAPAPSVIADPGSKPADAGA, from the coding sequence ATGCAGGTGGACAACAAGATCCTGGACGATCTGGCCCGCGTGGCCGGTGGCGCGCTCGGCGCCTTCTCGTCCTTGCGCGAAGAGGTCGAAGGTCAGCTTCGCCAGCAGTTCGAGCGCGTGCTGTCGCGCATGGACGTGGTGAGCCGCGAGGAGCACGAGGCCGTCCGCGCCATGGCCGCCAAGGCCCGCGAGGAGCAGGAACTGCTCGCCGAGCGGATCGCCACGCTGGAGGCGACGGTCGCCTCCCTGGCGACCGCGGCCTCGACGCAGCCGTTGCCGGCCGACCATGCGCCGGTGGTGTCCGAGTCCGCCCCGGCTCCCTCGGTGATCGCCGATCCGGGCAGCAAGCCGGCCGACGCCGGGGCGTGA
- a CDS encoding AsmA family protein has protein sequence MDLRVEANADNLRALLDWMKLDTHAVPADRLRRASLAARLVGTPGRFEIGGLDLRVDTSRLSGAVAYVDRGRPAFGARLELDRLNLDAYLPPETGAAPTPAAQPAPSGQPQRPAQKAGRAAARQPEEPASLRLLKSVDANLDLTVSQLTVRGLPVQGIRLDATVAGGGVTIREARIDDFIGLKGRLDGQVAAVWPLRGANLALTAEAANLSSLPSAVAWPPGIPAPERLGAVTARARVAGDAERLAVEVNAGIADATLEAGGALLALETDPAADLKLRLTHPEIGRAAALFGDGQPARAYGPLDLYAELRGPRKMPVLGNIQGIVAGVPLRGRANANLTGSRPRVEADLQTGDLDIARLAAAPALASRVGAAGPAAGQGAGQGSAPAAAPAADTPARFDLGWMRSFDGRLALTPASLVIGDTRIDEPALRATLENGVLKLEEFDGSWAGGQVWASGKLVAAEGAAPAMDGTVTVGKARLDQLAGLSGLGFAGGSADLEATLATTGDSGDALLRGLTGKGRVAARDGLLTGLDFAAIRDRLTRIDRPQEVLGAIAGGLQGGQTRFGRLDGTFTVRNGVARTEDTRAVTDFGEAAVVGQVSLPQGTVDARMRVTIAADPPLPPLSLRVSGPLAAPTRSLEMQELQDYFARRAGEALKPSLPVPNLQGVPANPEGLIRGLIDGLKR, from the coding sequence ATGGACCTGCGGGTGGAGGCGAACGCCGACAATCTGCGGGCCCTGCTCGACTGGATGAAGCTCGACACCCATGCCGTTCCGGCGGACCGGCTGCGCCGGGCCTCGCTGGCCGCCCGCCTCGTCGGCACGCCCGGCCGGTTCGAGATCGGCGGCCTGGATCTGCGGGTCGATACCAGCCGCCTGTCCGGCGCCGTCGCCTATGTCGACCGCGGCAGGCCCGCCTTCGGCGCCCGGCTGGAGCTGGACCGGCTGAACCTCGACGCCTACCTGCCCCCGGAGACGGGCGCGGCCCCGACGCCCGCCGCGCAGCCGGCGCCTTCCGGCCAGCCGCAGAGGCCGGCGCAGAAGGCCGGCCGCGCCGCCGCCCGGCAGCCGGAGGAGCCGGCCTCGCTGCGCCTGCTGAAATCGGTCGACGCCAACCTCGACCTGACGGTCAGCCAGCTCACGGTGCGCGGGCTGCCGGTGCAGGGGATCAGGCTCGACGCGACGGTGGCCGGCGGCGGCGTGACCATCCGCGAGGCGCGCATCGACGACTTCATCGGGCTGAAGGGGCGGCTGGACGGGCAGGTTGCCGCCGTCTGGCCGCTGCGCGGCGCCAACCTCGCCCTGACCGCCGAGGCGGCGAACCTGTCCAGCCTGCCGAGCGCCGTCGCCTGGCCGCCGGGCATCCCGGCGCCGGAGCGGCTGGGCGCCGTCACGGCGCGCGCGCGCGTCGCCGGCGATGCCGAGCGGCTGGCGGTGGAGGTGAATGCCGGGATCGCCGACGCGACGCTGGAGGCCGGCGGCGCCCTGCTGGCGCTGGAGACCGATCCGGCGGCCGACCTGAAGCTGCGCCTCACCCACCCGGAGATCGGGCGTGCCGCCGCCCTGTTCGGCGACGGGCAGCCGGCGCGTGCCTATGGGCCGCTCGACCTCTATGCCGAGCTGCGCGGGCCGCGCAAGATGCCGGTCCTCGGCAACATCCAGGGCATCGTCGCCGGGGTGCCGCTGCGTGGCCGGGCCAACGCCAACCTGACCGGCAGCCGCCCGCGGGTGGAGGCCGATCTGCAGACCGGCGATCTCGACATCGCCCGGCTCGCCGCGGCTCCGGCCCTGGCCTCCCGCGTCGGGGCCGCCGGGCCGGCAGCCGGACAGGGAGCCGGACAGGGAAGCGCCCCGGCCGCGGCGCCCGCGGCGGACACGCCGGCCCGCTTCGACCTCGGCTGGATGCGTTCCTTCGACGGGCGTCTCGCCCTGACGCCGGCCTCTCTGGTGATCGGCGACACCCGCATCGACGAGCCGGCGCTGCGCGCCACGCTGGAGAACGGGGTCCTGAAGCTGGAGGAGTTCGACGGAAGCTGGGCCGGCGGCCAGGTCTGGGCGAGCGGCAAGCTCGTCGCCGCCGAGGGCGCCGCCCCGGCGATGGACGGCACCGTCACCGTCGGCAAGGCGAGGCTCGACCAGCTCGCCGGGCTGTCCGGCCTCGGCTTCGCCGGCGGCTCCGCCGACCTGGAGGCGACGCTCGCCACCACGGGCGACAGCGGCGACGCCCTGCTGCGCGGCCTGACCGGCAAGGGGCGCGTCGCCGCCCGCGACGGCCTGCTGACCGGGCTCGATTTCGCCGCCATCCGCGACCGGCTGACCCGCATCGACCGGCCGCAGGAGGTTCTCGGCGCCATCGCCGGCGGGCTCCAGGGCGGCCAGACCCGTTTCGGGCGGCTGGACGGCACCTTCACCGTCAGGAACGGCGTGGCCCGGACGGAGGATACCCGCGCCGTCACCGACTTCGGCGAGGCGGCGGTGGTCGGGCAGGTCTCGCTGCCGCAGGGCACGGTCGATGCCCGCATGCGGGTGACCATCGCGGCCGATCCGCCGCTGCCGCCGCTCAGCCTGCGGGTCAGCGGGCCGCTGGCCGCCCCGACCCGGTCGCTGGAGATGCAGGAGCTGCAGGACTATTTCGCCCGCCGGGCGGGAGAGGCGCTGAAGCCCAGCCTGCCCGTTCCCAACCTTCAGGGCGTCCCGGCGAATCCGGAGGGGCTCATCCGCGGGCTGATCGACGGGCTGAAGCGTTGA
- a CDS encoding AsmA family protein → MKKIVIAILAVLAVLAGALLGLPSLVDWNGYRAQIAERVAAATGRAVELKGDVGLSILPTPAFTVRDARLANAPGAAEADMVRLKKLDVRIALGPLLGGRVQVESIALVEPTVVVEVLPDGRLNWDLSADRADSRGTGRQADAIVSSVSFDQVSIDSGTILYRDDRSGRIERLENVNARIVAGSLTGPFQVQGTFTLRSTPVRTEITTGRFTEGAAVPLRVSLGLQDSDATLRFAGIIAQGNNGQAGAPAASGGGPRAQGDLRAEGGDLNRVLAVIGAGGSPALAQPFNLRTAMEATTAAASFSNLEVQLGDTRASGSASLRNGTPTRAELTLALNRLDIDAWRGRFSTGAPAAADAQPSVPPPAPPAADGTPASAEPTRADRPSIRVPELPGGSTSSSTCRPTASPTTAASSARAGSRPPCRAAV, encoded by the coding sequence GTGAAGAAGATCGTGATCGCAATCCTGGCCGTGCTCGCCGTTCTGGCGGGCGCATTGCTGGGCTTGCCCTCCCTGGTGGACTGGAACGGCTACCGCGCCCAGATCGCGGAACGTGTCGCCGCGGCGACCGGGCGCGCCGTGGAACTGAAGGGCGACGTCGGCCTGTCGATCCTGCCGACCCCGGCCTTCACCGTCCGCGATGCCCGCCTCGCCAACGCCCCCGGCGCCGCGGAGGCCGACATGGTCCGGCTGAAGAAGCTGGACGTGCGGATCGCGCTCGGCCCGCTGCTCGGCGGTCGCGTCCAGGTGGAGAGCATCGCGCTGGTCGAGCCGACCGTGGTGGTGGAGGTTCTGCCCGACGGCCGGCTGAACTGGGATCTCTCCGCCGACCGCGCCGACAGCCGCGGCACCGGAAGACAGGCGGACGCCATCGTGTCCTCCGTCAGCTTCGATCAGGTTTCCATCGACAGCGGCACGATCCTCTACCGCGACGACCGCTCCGGCCGGATCGAACGGTTGGAGAATGTGAACGCCCGCATCGTCGCCGGCAGCCTGACCGGCCCCTTCCAGGTGCAGGGCACCTTCACGCTGCGCAGCACTCCGGTCCGCACCGAGATCACCACCGGCCGCTTCACCGAGGGGGCGGCCGTGCCGCTGCGCGTGTCGCTCGGCCTGCAGGACAGCGACGCGACGCTGCGCTTCGCCGGCATCATCGCCCAGGGGAACAACGGGCAGGCCGGCGCCCCGGCCGCGTCCGGCGGCGGTCCGCGCGCCCAGGGCGACCTGCGGGCGGAGGGCGGGGACCTCAACCGCGTCCTCGCGGTGATCGGGGCCGGCGGCAGCCCGGCGCTCGCCCAGCCCTTCAATCTGCGCACGGCGATGGAGGCGACGACCGCGGCGGCCTCCTTCTCCAACCTGGAGGTCCAGCTCGGCGACACCCGGGCGTCCGGATCGGCGTCGCTGCGCAACGGAACGCCGACGCGGGCGGAGCTGACCCTGGCCCTCAACCGGCTGGACATCGATGCCTGGCGGGGCCGGTTCTCGACCGGCGCTCCCGCCGCCGCCGATGCGCAGCCCTCCGTGCCGCCGCCGGCTCCCCCCGCCGCGGACGGGACGCCGGCATCCGCGGAACCGACCAGGGCCGACCGCCCGTCGATCCGCGTTCCGGAGCTGCCGGGGGGATCGACGTCAAGCTCGACCTGTCGGCCGACGGCATCACCTACAACGGCAGCGTCGTCCGCCAGGGCCGGATCGAGGCCACCCTGTCGGGCGGCCGTCTGA
- a CDS encoding DUF4169 family protein — MAAAPENPWMGDVINLNKVRKARARSEREKEAGANRIRFGRTKAEKTRDRQERGRADRDLDGSRLDGPKPDDPR; from the coding sequence ATGGCCGCAGCGCCGGAGAATCCCTGGATGGGCGACGTCATCAACCTCAACAAAGTCCGCAAGGCCCGCGCCCGCAGCGAGCGGGAAAAGGAAGCCGGGGCGAATCGGATCCGCTTCGGCCGGACCAAGGCCGAGAAGACCCGCGACCGGCAGGAGCGCGGCCGCGCCGACCGCGACCTGGACGGCAGCAGGTTGGACGGCCCGAAGCCCGACGACCCGCGCTGA
- a CDS encoding DUF2189 domain-containing protein has protein sequence MADITSLHGNTPGQTAGSFLPPVRAVDTQRPWVWLAAAWQDMTQAPVISFAYGLLAVISSFVLVAGLAMQEMEYLILPLGAGFMLLGPMFAVGLYEASRLLEQGQRPTMTAVIGAYRRNGVQVAGIGLVLMLAMLAWIRVAFLIFALFFSSEPPAFDQLVDRIFFSAETIPFLLTGTIFGGIIATAVFSVAVVSIPMLLDRDTDVFTAMATSVAVVRENAGPMAVWAFLITLFTAAGMVTGFLGLALAFPLIGHASWHAYRDLVGR, from the coding sequence ATGGCCGACATCACGTCACTCCACGGCAACACGCCTGGTCAAACGGCCGGGTCCTTTCTTCCGCCGGTCCGGGCGGTCGATACCCAACGCCCCTGGGTCTGGCTGGCCGCCGCCTGGCAGGACATGACGCAGGCGCCGGTCATCAGCTTCGCCTACGGCCTGCTGGCGGTGATCTCCAGCTTCGTCCTGGTCGCCGGACTGGCGATGCAGGAGATGGAATACCTGATCCTTCCGCTGGGTGCCGGCTTCATGCTGCTCGGCCCGATGTTCGCGGTCGGGCTCTACGAGGCGAGCCGGCTGCTGGAGCAGGGGCAGCGGCCGACCATGACGGCGGTCATCGGCGCCTATCGGCGCAACGGCGTGCAGGTCGCCGGAATCGGGCTGGTGCTGATGCTGGCGATGCTCGCCTGGATCCGCGTGGCCTTCCTGATCTTCGCCCTGTTCTTCTCGTCCGAGCCGCCGGCCTTCGACCAGCTCGTCGACCGGATCTTCTTCTCGGCCGAGACGATCCCGTTCCTGCTGACCGGCACGATCTTCGGCGGCATCATCGCCACCGCCGTCTTCTCCGTGGCGGTGGTGTCGATCCCGATGCTGCTGGACCGCGACACCGACGTCTTCACCGCCATGGCGACCAGCGTCGCCGTGGTGCGCGAGAATGCCGGCCCGATGGCGGTCTGGGCCTTCCTGATCACGCTGTTCACCGCGGCGGGCATGGTGACCGGCTTCCTCGGCCTCGCCCTCGCCTTCCCGCTGATCGGACATGCATCCTGGCACGCCTATCGCGACCTCGTCGGCCGCTGA
- a CDS encoding DUF1192 domain-containing protein — protein sequence MAIDSDDLEPGHQAKPQANPLQKDLTPFGIAELKAYISSLEGEISRARQAIAAREEQRTVADAIFKKL from the coding sequence ATGGCGATCGACAGCGACGACCTGGAACCCGGGCATCAGGCCAAGCCCCAGGCCAATCCCCTTCAGAAGGACCTCACCCCCTTCGGCATTGCCGAGCTGAAGGCCTACATAAGCAGCCTGGAAGGGGAGATTTCCCGTGCGCGCCAAGCCATTGCTGCGCGGGAGGAACAGCGCACGGTCGCCGACGCCATCTTCAAGAAGCTCTGA
- a CDS encoding NAD(P)H-quinone oxidoreductase produces the protein MGLALPDSMNCVEIAEPGGPEVLRPVRRPAPVPGRDEILVEVAAAGVNRPDMFQRQGRYDPPPGASDLPGLEIAGRVIAIGEGVTGWGLGDEVCALVAGGGYAEYCVVPAVQALPKPKGFSMVEAAAVPETFFTVWTNVFERGALKPGETLLVHGGSSGIGTTAIQLAKAFGATVFTTAGSADKCRACERLGADRAIDYRTEDFAAVIREATGGRGVDVVLDMVGGDYIARDIDIMATDGRHVSIAFLQGPKVSLNMAPVMARRLTLTGSTLRARPVAEKGRIAAALRETVWPLLEAGRIKPVIHRTFPLAEAVEAHRLMESSAHIGKIVLTVGPGVP, from the coding sequence ATGGGCCTCGCACTGCCGGACAGCATGAACTGCGTCGAGATCGCCGAGCCCGGCGGGCCGGAGGTGCTGCGCCCCGTCCGCCGCCCCGCCCCGGTGCCCGGCCGCGACGAGATCCTGGTGGAGGTCGCGGCGGCCGGCGTCAACCGGCCGGACATGTTCCAGCGCCAGGGCCGCTACGACCCGCCGCCGGGCGCCTCGGACCTGCCGGGGCTGGAGATCGCCGGCCGGGTCATCGCCATCGGCGAGGGCGTCACCGGCTGGGGCCTGGGGGACGAGGTCTGCGCGCTGGTCGCCGGCGGCGGCTATGCCGAGTATTGCGTGGTGCCAGCCGTGCAGGCCCTGCCGAAGCCCAAGGGCTTCTCCATGGTGGAGGCGGCGGCTGTGCCGGAGACCTTCTTCACCGTCTGGACCAACGTGTTCGAGCGCGGCGCGCTGAAGCCGGGCGAGACGCTGCTGGTCCATGGCGGGTCGAGCGGCATCGGCACCACGGCCATCCAGCTCGCCAAGGCCTTCGGCGCCACCGTCTTCACCACCGCCGGCAGCGCCGACAAGTGCCGGGCCTGCGAGCGGCTCGGCGCCGACCGCGCCATCGACTACAGGACCGAGGACTTCGCCGCGGTGATCCGCGAGGCGACCGGCGGGCGCGGCGTCGACGTGGTCTTGGACATGGTGGGCGGCGACTATATCGCCCGCGATATCGACATCATGGCGACCGACGGGCGCCACGTCTCGATCGCCTTCCTGCAGGGGCCGAAGGTCTCGCTGAACATGGCGCCGGTGATGGCCAGGCGGCTGACGCTGACCGGGTCGACGCTGCGCGCCCGGCCGGTGGCGGAGAAGGGCCGAATCGCCGCGGCGCTGCGCGAGACGGTCTGGCCGCTGCTGGAGGCGGGGCGGATCAAGCCGGTGATCCACCGCACCTTCCCGCTGGCCGAGGCGGTCGAGGCGCACCGGCTGATGGAATCGAGCGCCCATATCGGCAAGATCGTCTTGACGGTCGGCCCCGGGGTCCCGTAA
- a CDS encoding DUF1013 domain-containing protein: protein MALPLMPKATAVWLVENTALTFEQIAEFCGMHSLEVQAIADGEVAVGMVGLDPVANGQLTKEEIERCERNPNLRLKLLVPDLPLPATRSKGPRYTPITKRGDKPDAIAWLVKHHPELSDAQTCRLIGTTKPTIAAVRDKTHWNAPNIKPRNPVLLGLCTQRELEEALALAIRRGGTPLPPEEAARGEYGEDDESYSEQEEAH, encoded by the coding sequence ATGGCACTGCCCTTGATGCCGAAAGCGACGGCCGTTTGGCTGGTCGAGAACACCGCCTTGACCTTCGAGCAGATTGCCGAGTTCTGCGGCATGCATTCGCTGGAGGTCCAGGCCATCGCCGACGGCGAGGTGGCGGTCGGGATGGTCGGCCTGGACCCGGTTGCCAACGGGCAGCTGACCAAGGAGGAGATCGAGCGCTGCGAGCGCAACCCCAACCTGCGCCTGAAGCTGCTGGTGCCCGACCTGCCGCTGCCGGCCACCCGGTCGAAGGGTCCGCGCTACACCCCGATCACCAAGCGCGGCGACAAGCCCGACGCCATCGCCTGGCTGGTCAAGCACCATCCGGAGCTGTCGGACGCGCAGACCTGCCGCCTGATCGGCACGACCAAGCCGACCATCGCCGCCGTGCGCGACAAGACCCACTGGAACGCGCCGAACATCAAGCCGCGCAACCCGGTCCTGCTCGGCCTGTGCACCCAGCGCGAGCTGGAAGAGGCGCTGGCGCTGGCCATCCGCCGCGGCGGCACCCCGCTGCCCCCGGAAGAGGCCGCGCGCGGCGAGTACGGCGAGGACGACGAGTCCTATTCCGAACAGGAAGAGGCGCACTGA
- a CDS encoding UbiX family flavin prenyltransferase, with protein MTIPPRLVVGISGASGVILGIRLLTTLRRLGVESHLVVSRSAEVTLAHETGMKVAELRALADVCYPAQDIGAAISSGSFRTMGMVVAPCSIRTMSEIATGVTSTLLTRAADVTLKERRRLVLMVRETPLHLGHLRTMTALAEMGAVIAPPVPAFYARPRTIDDLVDHSVGRVLDLFGIDTGTLNRWGEPDTPETIEI; from the coding sequence ATGACCATCCCTCCCCGTCTCGTCGTCGGAATCAGCGGTGCCTCGGGCGTCATCCTCGGCATCCGCCTGCTGACCACGCTGCGCCGTCTCGGCGTCGAATCGCACCTCGTGGTCAGCCGGTCGGCCGAGGTCACGCTGGCCCACGAGACCGGCATGAAGGTGGCGGAGCTGCGCGCCCTCGCCGACGTCTGCTATCCCGCCCAGGACATCGGGGCCGCGATCTCCAGCGGCAGCTTCCGCACCATGGGCATGGTGGTCGCCCCCTGCTCCATCCGCACCATGAGCGAGATCGCCACCGGCGTGACCTCCACCCTGCTGACGCGGGCGGCGGACGTGACGCTGAAGGAGCGGCGCCGGCTCGTCCTGATGGTGCGGGAAACCCCGCTGCATCTCGGTCACCTGCGGACCATGACGGCGCTGGCCGAGATGGGTGCCGTGATCGCCCCGCCGGTTCCCGCCTTCTATGCCAGGCCGCGGACCATCGACGATCTGGTCGACCATTCGGTCGGCCGGGTGCTCGACCTGTTCGGCATCGACACCGGCACGCTGAATCGCTGGGGCGAGCCCGACACCCCGGAGACCATCGAGATCTGA
- a CDS encoding carbonic anhydrase, whose translation MTDAKDQNEAIRQLLAGIKGFRARYYERRPDSMRQLVTEGQHPEVLMIGCSDSRVDPALLTQAEPGELFVVRNVANLVPPYQPDGSYHGTSAAIEYAVKVLKVSHVIVLGHAQCGGIQGLIRLRTGQATDDDFVSPWVSIAGPACDPYIAGTSEEASQGDIDRLQQFPDVVERAAVRASVENLMTFPFVRERVEAGTLSLHGWWFDLETGDLWSIDPQTKIFLPVE comes from the coding sequence ATGACGGACGCGAAGGATCAGAACGAGGCCATCCGCCAGCTTCTGGCCGGCATCAAGGGATTCCGGGCGCGCTACTACGAGCGGCGTCCGGACAGCATGCGGCAGCTCGTCACCGAGGGGCAGCATCCCGAGGTGCTGATGATCGGCTGCTCCGACAGCCGCGTCGACCCGGCCCTGTTGACCCAGGCGGAGCCCGGCGAACTGTTCGTGGTGCGCAACGTCGCCAACCTCGTCCCGCCCTACCAGCCCGACGGCAGCTACCACGGCACCTCCGCCGCCATCGAATATGCGGTGAAGGTCCTGAAGGTGTCGCACGTCATCGTCCTGGGCCACGCCCAGTGCGGCGGCATCCAGGGGCTGATCCGGCTGCGCACCGGGCAGGCGACCGACGACGACTTCGTCTCCCCCTGGGTGTCGATCGCCGGGCCGGCCTGCGACCCCTACATCGCCGGCACGAGCGAGGAGGCCAGCCAGGGCGACATCGACCGGCTGCAGCAGTTCCCCGACGTGGTGGAGCGGGCGGCGGTGCGGGCCTCCGTCGAGAATCTGATGACCTTCCCCTTCGTCCGCGAACGGGTCGAGGCCGGGACGCTCAGCCTGCACGGCTGGTGGTTCGACCTGGAAACCGGCGACCTGTGGTCGATCGACCCGCAGACCAAGATCTTCCTGCCGGTCGAGTGA